TATTTGGGCATTTTCGACGGCCGTTCCAGCTCAAAAGGTGGATTGGGACAGCCTGAACCGGGAGGTTCTATCGTTGACGCTCAAAAGAGATTTTTCCACCGCTCTTCCAAAAGCCAGGCAGGCCCTGCAACTGGCCGAAAAAGCTCACGGGAAGAACCATCTGCGGGCGGCAGTATCCCAAAACCATCTCGGCTTTATCCATCTGAACTTAAACCAGCTTTCTCAAGCGGAATCTCTTTTAACCCGGGCCGTTAAAATTTTTTCCAACAATCCCAGCGCCGACCG
This genomic stretch from Verrucomicrobiia bacterium harbors:
- a CDS encoding tetratricopeptide repeat protein — protein: MTLKRDFSTALPKARQALQLAEKAHGKNHLRAAVSQNHLGFIHLNLNQLSQAESLLTRAVKIFSNNPSADRAEYVQALNSLAHISLAVHQPARAETLYTRALALSQRPPITDSLQLAQSLNNLAGLYLQLRKY